A genomic stretch from Anaerolinea thermophila UNI-1 includes:
- the csm3 gene encoding type III-A CRISPR-associated RAMP protein Csm3: protein MAKAIQLKGRVLIHFDITAETGLHIGGTESGIEIGGVDKTVIRDPLTQRPYIPGSSLRGKMRSLLEKYKGLKQNQRIGQGYIHSCDDPTAYPNCDVCNIFGVPGERGFSTPTRLIVRDVFMSDESAKQLENADTDLPFTEVKTEVSIDRVTSAANPRQMERVPAGTRFDNAELVYSIYEGDGCDARKDVARLKVLVEGLQLLLDDYLGGLGSRGSGKIGISNIKVEWRGKDYAAQAQVLGSFNTVAEFAQNLAEIQNTVLSQLN from the coding sequence ATGGCTAAAGCAATTCAACTCAAAGGACGTGTTTTGATTCACTTTGACATCACTGCCGAAACCGGTTTGCACATTGGCGGAACAGAAAGCGGCATTGAAATCGGCGGAGTAGATAAAACCGTCATCCGCGACCCGCTGACCCAGCGCCCGTACATTCCCGGTTCAAGTTTGCGCGGCAAGATGCGCAGTCTGCTGGAAAAATACAAGGGCTTGAAGCAAAACCAGCGCATCGGGCAGGGTTACATCCATTCCTGCGACGATCCGACGGCATATCCGAACTGCGACGTGTGCAACATCTTTGGCGTGCCCGGCGAGCGCGGTTTTTCAACCCCCACCCGCCTGATTGTGCGCGACGTTTTCATGAGCGACGAGAGCGCCAAACAACTGGAAAATGCCGATACCGACCTGCCCTTCACCGAGGTCAAGACCGAAGTTTCGATTGACCGGGTGACTTCCGCCGCCAACCCGCGGCAAATGGAGCGCGTGCCCGCCGGAACCCGTTTTGACAATGCCGAACTGGTGTACAGCATTTATGAGGGGGATGGCTGTGACGCCAGAAAGGATGTAGCGCGCCTGAAAGTGCTGGTTGAGGGATTGCAGTTATTGCTGGATGACTACCTGGGCGGGCTGGGAAGCCGCGGCTCGGGCAAGATTGGCATTTCCAACATCAAAGTGGAATGGCGCGGGAAAGATTACGCCGCACAAGCCCAAGTGCTTGGGAGTTTCAATACCGTAGCGGAGTTTGCCCAAAACCTGGCGGAGATTCAAAACACCGTCCTGTCTCAACTAAACTAA
- the csm4 gene encoding type III-A CRISPR-associated RAMP protein Csm4, producing MPNLDVVALNFRGGVRVGKRGLELEETLATIPSDTLFSAMVSAWRLLGGNVDEFLKPFLADPPNPPFLITSTFPRAGEVRFYPAPVDLSLCISPDKLKDYGKKIKKVQYLSEGLFLRLLKGEKLDDWLFSKDDATTTAKGWRLQKGALWLSEEEIARLPKTFPLKPENRSGLMFQEVWKEARQPHVTVDRIGSQPEIYHTTQVHFHPDCGLWFGILWRDGEREIPSAGMSYRRALEKILQYLEHAGLGGKRAIGFGAFAHTLSPAAVELPLPAGGQAGLLISRYHPRPTELPQTLQHEKASYQLVSVGGWLKTPDSPNLMRKRLHMFSEGSVLAFPQFPAGDLSDVTPDIFTGGHRIYRYGMALAAGLEVQNA from the coding sequence ATGCCGAATCTGGACGTGGTTGCCCTTAACTTTCGGGGCGGCGTACGGGTCGGAAAGCGCGGACTGGAACTGGAAGAAACTCTTGCCACCATCCCCTCAGATACACTCTTCAGCGCCATGGTCTCAGCGTGGCGTTTGCTGGGGGGGAATGTGGATGAATTTCTGAAGCCTTTCCTTGCCGATCCGCCGAATCCGCCGTTTCTGATAACCTCAACGTTTCCCCGCGCTGGAGAAGTGCGCTTCTACCCGGCGCCCGTGGATCTTTCACTGTGCATCAGCCCGGATAAGTTGAAAGACTACGGCAAGAAAATCAAAAAGGTGCAGTATCTTTCCGAGGGGTTATTCCTGCGCCTGCTGAAAGGGGAAAAACTGGATGACTGGCTGTTTTCAAAGGACGATGCCACAACGACTGCCAAAGGCTGGAGACTGCAAAAAGGCGCACTCTGGCTGAGCGAGGAAGAAATCGCCCGCCTGCCCAAAACGTTTCCTCTGAAACCGGAAAACCGCTCCGGGTTGATGTTTCAGGAAGTCTGGAAGGAAGCCCGCCAGCCGCATGTCACCGTGGATCGGATTGGGTCTCAGCCGGAAATTTACCATACCACGCAGGTGCACTTTCACCCCGATTGCGGGTTGTGGTTTGGCATCCTCTGGCGGGACGGCGAGCGCGAGATTCCTTCGGCGGGGATGTCTTACCGCCGGGCGCTGGAGAAGATTCTGCAGTACCTCGAACATGCCGGGCTGGGCGGCAAACGCGCCATTGGTTTTGGCGCTTTTGCCCACACCCTCTCCCCCGCCGCGGTAGAACTTCCACTCCCCGCCGGCGGGCAGGCAGGACTGTTGATCAGCCGCTACCACCCGCGCCCAACCGAATTACCGCAAACGCTTCAGCACGAGAAAGCGTCCTATCAACTGGTTTCGGTAGGCGGCTGGCTGAAAACCCCCGACTCGCCCAACCTGATGCGCAAACGCCTGCACATGTTCAGCGAAGGCAGTGTACTGGCGTTTCCTCAATTTCCCGCAGGGGATTTAAGCGACGTGACGCCGGATATCTTTACCGGCGGACACCGCATTTACCGCTACGGCATGGCACTGGCGGCAGGACTGGAGGTGCAAAATGCCTGA